ATATGATTGCAAATACGCAGCCCTCTGCGGCGAACTGTACAAAGTACTTGCTGGCCCGTTTGCCTGATCGCGTGGGGAGGACTTATTGATCCGGGTACAAACCCCGCATCCGGCCATGCAACCTCGCCAGCCCCAGCAGGGTTTCCATATCGGGAGTCGTTACCCCGACTTTCTGACCGATTTCGTAAACCGCGCTGACCAGGGCGTCCAGTTCTACGGAACGGCCGGCTTCGACATCCTGCAGCATCGATGTTTTGAAGGCACCCAGTTTGCGGGTGACGGCATTGCGTTCAAGCGGGGTCTGCTCTACCGGGCAGCCAATCCGCTCGCCAATGGTCGCTGCTTCAGTCATGACCCGGTTGCAGAAATTGAGTACCAGCGGGTCATCGAGAATCCGGTCGCAGGTTGCCCCGGTGATGGCGGAAACCGGATTCATGGTCATGTTGCCCCACAGCTTGAACCAGATATCACGTTGGATGGCTGAGGAGGTTTCAATCTCGATCCCGGCCGCGCTGAGCAGATCGGCGAGCTTTTGCAGGCGGGCGCTTTTTTCGCCGTTCGGCTCACCGAGGATCAGTTTTCTGCCGAAGACATGACGGACAAAGCCGGGTTCGTTGAGGGCGAAACTGCCATGGACCACCCCGCCGATAATCGATCGGGCCGGAATCGCTTGGGCGATGGCGCCGCCTGGATCGACCGCCGCCAACTGCAGGCCGGCATAATCGCCGCCAAAACCCTGGAAGAACCACCAGGGCACCCCGTTCATGGCTGTCAGTACCGTGGTTTCCGCTCCGATCAGGGGCGGAATGGCCCCGGCCACTGCAGGCATGGACTGAGCTTTGACGGCAACAATGATCAGATCCTGCTCGCCCAGCTCGACGGGGTTGGCCGTGGCGGTGACCGGAACCGAGATGGTCCTGTTGTCGAGTTGCAGGCGCAGGCCTTGGGTTTGCAATGCGTCCAGCGTGGCACCACGGGCTACCGCGCTCACCTCACAGCCGTTTTGGGCCAGCAATGCGCCGATGAAGCCGCCAACGGCCCCGGCTCCGTAAATACAGATTTTTTTCATGGTGAAAACCTCCTGCAGGCTTGATTTTTTCGCTTCATCCGCTCTTCATGGTTTGATTGGAACAACGAGCGGTGGAATCATACCATGCTTGCAGCAAAAGTCATTCCGCCAGGATTTATGTTTAAGTCACAGTCCTAACCATCTGGTTTTAAAGGAACCGAACAAGATTTCCGAGCGGGAAGGCGTCGCTGACTGTCTCAATTTGAGACTGGCTGCTTTTTTATTCCGCACTTAGCAAATCGCTATGCCCTCGATTGTTCCCGGTTTGACTTTCCTTCAACTTCTGCTCTGCTATTGGCAGGATCTGAAAAATATCCTGGTATAGATCTCACCCCTCGCAGCGGACTATTTTATTTCCGGCTGAATAGCAAATTGTCAGCCCTGAGCCTCGGCTTCCCCGACTCCGGTGCTGACCTTCAGGAAGGAGAAAGCAACATGGCGACGACCGAGAACCGCTTGGAACAGCTTTTCTATGTTGCCCTTGGCAGCGCTTTAGCCGTCAAGGAGAAGATTGAAAAAAACAGCGAAGAGATGAAGGAGGCAGCAGATAAGGCGGAAGAACATGCCCGCGCCCTGTTCAATAAAATGGCCGAGCGCGGCGAACAGGAAAAGGATGTCCTGCGCGGGATGTTGAAGGATGTTCTCAAAGAAGTGGTTGCCGAGCTGAATCTGGCGACCCGGGACGATCTGGAGCAATTGCGTAAGGACCTGGGGCATTAAAGGTGCTGCGGCGGTTTTTTCTCTGTCTGAAGCTGTGCAGTCCGGGGCGCTGCTATGCTGTGTTCCGTTTCCTGGTCACGGTGTTTCTGCTGTTCCGACGGCGACCCCGCTGGCTGTTGTGGCGACCGCTCTCAGCGGAACAGCTGGTTGCTGCCGTCCGGCGACTCGGCGCCAGCTTTCTGAAGCTCGCCCAGGTGCTGGCGACCCGAGCCGATTTTTTTGATCAGGAGTATATTGCGGCCTTGCGCCGACTCCACGATCAGATGCCGGCCATGCCCGACAAAGATCGGCAGCGAGTCTTTCGGCAGGCCTTCCCCGATCCGGAGGTGTTTGCCGATTTTACCGAGGAACCGCTGGCCAGTGCCTCCATCGGCCAGGTGCATAAAGCCCGTCTGAGGGATTCCGGACAGATTGTCGCGGTCAAGCTGCTGCGTGCCGATATCCAGTTTGTGGTGCGAGTCGACATTTTTCTGCTCAATCTGTTTCTGCGCCTGTTTCAACCACTGTTCAGCGATCAGACCCGGCATTCCATCGAGTCTGTCCTGAAGGCTTTTACCCGGATGATCCTGCAGGAAGTCAGTATGCATCAGGAACTGGCCAACCTGGAGCACTTCAGCCAGGTCTACGCCCATACCGCCGTCCGTTTTCCGCAACCCTGTCGGGAGCTGAGTAGTGACGCGGCGCTGGTGATGAGTTTTGAGGAGGGGGTGCGCATTGACGACCTGGAGTCGATTGCCGCGCAAGGAGTCTCATTTCCCGACCTGATGCAGACGTTGGTCCTGTTCTATACCGAACAGATGCTGGTCAAAGGGTTCTTCCATGCCGATCCGCATCCTGGTAATCTGCTGGTCAGCCCGGCCGGGGATTTGATACTCCTCGATTTTGGAATGGTCAGCCGAATTCCGCGCGGCATGCGCGAAGCCATGATCTATGCGGTCAAGGCCGCTTACGAGCGGAATTTCGATCTGCTGGTGAGCGCGACCCGGCGCATGGGTATTCTCACCGAGCAGGCTTCCCAGGGGGAATTGAGTGAGATCGCGGAAAACCTGTTTGCCATCTTTGACAGTGAACAGCTGGCCGCCCGCAGTATGCAGGAGCTGGCCTTCGGAGTCCTGCAGGTCCTTCATGACCAGCCGTTCAAATTGCCCCAGGACGTGATTTATGTCATGCGGGTCAGTTCCCTGGTCGAAGGGTTGGGGACGCAGTACAATAAAAATTTTAACGGCATCAAGGATATCCTGCCGATTCTCAAGGAAAACCTGCCGCGGGCGCTGGGCGAAGGAGAGCACCTCTGGGACCATCTTCGTCATGAGGCGGTCCAGTTACCCTTCACCCTGCTGAAAACCCGGCGTGTGATCGAACTTGCCGAACAGGGGGAGTTGACCGTGCGCATGGCCGCGGCCGACCGGGATTTTCTGCTCAGCCGCCTGCAGGGGTATTTCCGGCTGCTGGTCTGGCTGATCTTTTGGCTAGC
This genomic window from Pelobacter seleniigenes DSM 18267 contains:
- a CDS encoding 2-dehydropantoate 2-reductase, with translation MKKICIYGAGAVGGFIGALLAQNGCEVSAVARGATLDALQTQGLRLQLDNRTISVPVTATANPVELGEQDLIIVAVKAQSMPAVAGAIPPLIGAETTVLTAMNGVPWWFFQGFGGDYAGLQLAAVDPGGAIAQAIPARSIIGGVVHGSFALNEPGFVRHVFGRKLILGEPNGEKSARLQKLADLLSAAGIEIETSSAIQRDIWFKLWGNMTMNPVSAITGATCDRILDDPLVLNFCNRVMTEAATIGERIGCPVEQTPLERNAVTRKLGAFKTSMLQDVEAGRSVELDALVSAVYEIGQKVGVTTPDMETLLGLARLHGRMRGLYPDQ
- a CDS encoding ABC1 kinase family protein, with the translated sequence MLRRFFLCLKLCSPGRCYAVFRFLVTVFLLFRRRPRWLLWRPLSAEQLVAAVRRLGASFLKLAQVLATRADFFDQEYIAALRRLHDQMPAMPDKDRQRVFRQAFPDPEVFADFTEEPLASASIGQVHKARLRDSGQIVAVKLLRADIQFVVRVDIFLLNLFLRLFQPLFSDQTRHSIESVLKAFTRMILQEVSMHQELANLEHFSQVYAHTAVRFPQPCRELSSDAALVMSFEEGVRIDDLESIAAQGVSFPDLMQTLVLFYTEQMLVKGFFHADPHPGNLLVSPAGDLILLDFGMVSRIPRGMREAMIYAVKAAYERNFDLLVSATRRMGILTEQASQGELSEIAENLFAIFDSEQLAARSMQELAFGVLQVLHDQPFKLPQDVIYVMRVSSLVEGLGTQYNKNFNGIKDILPILKENLPRALGEGEHLWDHLRHEAVQLPFTLLKTRRVIELAEQGELTVRMAAADRDFLLSRLQGYFRLLVWLIFWLATAFYLLQLKTAWSGWLSGGCLGLAALLLLRKGK